Proteins encoded together in one Microcebus murinus isolate Inina chromosome 18, M.murinus_Inina_mat1.0, whole genome shotgun sequence window:
- the TMC6 gene encoding transmembrane channel-like protein 6 isoform X1, translating into MAQPLAFVLDVPETPGDQGQELSPYDESEVHDSFHQLIQEQSRWVAEEGLELQEREPGAPGSGHETLLGPEGGPVHSAATLRILASMPSRTIGRSRGAIISQYYNRTVQLRRRSGRPLLGDVVTRSARPSIRLYDLELDPAAQKEEEKRNLLVKELQGLSAAHRDHMLRGMPLSLAEKRSLREKSQSPRGKRRGQPGRGGLLSCCSRLGDACVLALHSLGLALLSGLHALTPWRYALKRIGGQFGSSVLSYFLFLKTLVAFNALLLLPLLAFVVGVQAAFPPDPGPGPGPGCTGLELLTGAGCFTHTVMYYGYYTNATLNQPCGHPLQGGQCRPRAGGLPYNMPLAYLFTVGVAFFITCITLVYSMAHAFGESYRVGSTSGVHAITVFCSWDYKVTQKRASRLQQDNIRTRLKELLAEWQLRQRARSVCGRLRQVAVLGLVWLLCLATVLGCAAAVHAFSELMLQGPVAAGQEVALLALPLVVCLLNLGAPYLYRGLAALEPHDSPVLEVYVAIGRNLVLKMATLGVLCYHWLGRRVGALQDQCWEDVVGQELYRFVVLDLLFVLLDTLFGELVWRVISEKTTKTRRKPEFDIARNVLELIYGQTLTWLGVLFSPLLPAVQILKLLLLFHVKKTSLLANCQAPRRPWLASHMSTVFLSLLCFPAFLGAAVFLCYAVWQVKPSSVCGPFRSLDTMYGAGTAWVRHLEAAGPRLSWLPWLHRHLVENTFVIFLLSALLLAVIYFNIQVVRGQRKVICLLKEQISHEGEDKIFLINKLHSVYERKERGQRSRCAGRSGKEES; encoded by the exons ATGGCCCAACCACTGGCCTTTGTCCTCGATGTCCCTGAGACCCCAGGGGACCAGGG CCAGGAGCTCAGCCCCTACGATGAGAGCGAAGTGCACGATTCCTTCCACCAGCTCATCCAGGAGCAGAGCCGGTGGGTGGCTGAGGAGGGGCTGGAGCTGCAGGAGAGGGAGCCGGGGGCCCCAG GCAGTGGCCACGAGACCCTCCTGGGGCCCGAAGGTGGCCCGGTCCACAGCGCGGCCACACTGCGCATCTTGGCCAGCATGCCCAGTCGCACGATTG GCCGCAGCCGTGGCGCCATCATCTCCCAGTACTACAACCGCACCGTGCAGCTGCGGCGCAGGAGCGGCCGGCCCCTGCTTGGGGACGTGGTGACACGCTCAGCCCGACCCAGCATCCGCCTCTACGACCTTGAGCTGGACCCCGCGGCCCAGAAGGAGGAGG AGAAGAGGAACCTCCTGGTGAAGGAGCTTCAGGGCCTGTCGGCCGCCCACCGCGACCACATGCTCCGCGGGATGCCCTTGAGCCTGGCGGAGAAACGCAGCCTGCG AGAGAAGAGCCAGAGCCCCCGCGGGAAGCGGAGGGGCCAGCCTGGCCGTGGTGGGCTCCTCTCCTGCTGCAGCCGGCTCGGGGACGCCTGTGTCCTG GCCTTGCACAGCCTGGGGCTCGCGCTGCTCTCAGGCCTGCACGCCCTGACGCCCTGGCGCTACGCCCTCAAGCGCATCGGGGGCCAGTTCGGATCCAGCGTGCTCTCCTACTTCCTCTTCCTCAAGACCCTGGTGGCCTTCAatgccctgctgctgctgccgctgctggcCTTTGTGGTGGGCGTGCAGGCTGCCTTCCCGCCggaccccggccccggccccggccccggctgcACGGGCCTGGAGCTCCTCACGGGCGCG GGCTGCTTCACCCACACCGTCATGTACTACGGCTACTACACCAATGCCACACTGAACCAGCCATGTGGCCACCCCCTGCAGGGTGGCCAGTGCAGACCCAGGGCAGGCGGCCTGCCCTACAATATGCCCCTGGCCTACCTCTTCACTGTGGGGGTGGCCTTCTTCATCACCTGCATCACCCTGGTGTACAG CATGGCCCACGCTTTTGGGGAGAGCTACCGGGTGGGCAGCACCTCTGGCGTCCACGCCATCACCGTCTTCTGCTCCTGGGACTACAAGGTGACTCAGAAGCGGGCCTCGCGCCTCCAGCAGGACAACATCCGCACCCGGCTGAAG GAGCTGCTGGCCGAGTGGCAGCTGCGGCAGCGCGCCCGGAGCGTGtgcgggaggctgcggcaggtgGCCGTGCTGGGGCTCGTGTGGCTGCTGTGTCTGGCGACCGTGCTGGGCTGCGCCGCGGCCGTCCACGCCTTCTCAGAGCTCATGCTCCAG GGCCCGGTGGCTGCTGGCCAGGAGGTGGCCCTGCTGGCGCTGCCCCTGGTGGTCTGCCTGCTCAACCTGGGGGCCCCCTACCTGTACCGCGGCCTGGCCGCCCTGGAGCCCCACGACTCCCCGGTGCTGGAGGTGTACGTGGCCATTGGCAG GAACCTCGTCCTCAAGATGGCCACCCTAGGGGTGCTCTGCTACCACTGGCTGGGCCGCAGGGTGGGCGCCCTGCAGGACCAGTGCTGGGAGGACGTTGTGGGCCAGGAGCTGTACCGCTTCGTGGTGCTGGACTTGCTCTTCGTGCTGCTGGACACGCTCTTCGGGGAGCTGGTGTGGCG GGTTATCTCTGAGAAGACAACAAAGACGAGGCGGAAGCCTGAGTTTGACATCGCCCGGAATGTTCTGGAGCTGATTTACGGGCAGACTCTGACCTG gctggggGTCCTCTTCTCGCCCCTCCTCCCCGCCGTGCAGATCCTGAAGCTGCTGCTCCTCTTCCACGTCAAGAAG ACGAGCCTCCTGGCCAACTGCCAGGCGCCGCGCAGGCCCTGGCTGGCCTCGCACATGAGCACCGTGTTCCTCTCGCTGCTGTGCTTCCCGGCCTTCCTGGGCGCCGCCGTCTTCCTCTGCTACGCCGTCTGGCA GGTGAAGCCCTCGAGCGTGTGCGGCCCCTTCCGGAGCCTGGACACCATGTACGGGGCGGGCACGGCGTGGGTGCGCCACCTGGAGGCGGCGGGGCCCCGGCTCTCCTGGCTGCCCTGGCTGCACCGGCACCTGGTGGAAAACACCTTCGTCATCTTCCTGCTGTCGGCCCTGCTGCT GGCTGTGATCTACTTCAACATCCAGGTGGTGAGGGGCCAGCGCAAGGTCATCTGCCTGCTCAAGGAGCAGATCAGCCAC GAGGGGGAGGACAAAATCTTCTTAATCAACAAGCTCCATTCCGTCTacgagaggaaggagagagggcagCGGAGCAG GTGTGCGGGGCGCTCGGGCAAGGAGGAGAGCTAA
- the TMC6 gene encoding transmembrane channel-like protein 6 isoform X2, whose product MAQPLAFVLDVPETPGDQGQELSPYDESEVHDSFHQLIQEQSRWVAEEGLELQEREPGAPGSGHETLLGPEGGPVHSAATLRILASMPSRTIGRSRGAIISQYYNRTVQLRRRSGRPLLGDVVTRSARPSIRLYDLELDPAAQKEEEKRNLLVKELQGLSAAHRDHMLRGMPLSLAEKRSLREKSQSPRGKRRGQPGRGGLLSCCSRLGDACVLALHSLGLALLSGLHALTPWRYALKRIGGQFGSSVLSYFLFLKTLVAFNALLLLPLLAFVVGVQAAFPPDPGPGPGPGCTGLELLTGAGCFTHTVMYYGYYTNATLNQPCGHPLQGGQCRPRAGGLPYNMPLAYLFTVGVAFFITCITLVYSMAHAFGESYRVGSTSGVHAITVFCSWDYKVTQKRASRLQQDNIRTRLKELLAEWQLRQRARSVCGRLRQVAVLGLVWLLCLATVLGCAAAVHAFSELMLQGPVAAGQEVALLALPLVVCLLNLGAPYLYRGLAALEPHDSPVLEVYVAIGRNLVLKMATLGVLCYHWLGRRVGALQDQCWEDVVGQELYRFVVLDLLFVLLDTLFGELVWRVISEKTTKTRRKPEFDIARNVLELIYGQTLTWLGVLFSPLLPAVQILKLLLLFHVKKTSLLANCQAPRRPWLASHMSTVFLSLLCFPAFLGAAVFLCYAVWQVKPSSVCGPFRSLDTMYGAGTAWVRHLEAAGPRLSWLPWLHRHLVENTFVIFLLSALLLAVIYFNIQVVRGQRKVICLLKEQISHEGEDKIFLINKLHSVYERKERGQRSR is encoded by the exons ATGGCCCAACCACTGGCCTTTGTCCTCGATGTCCCTGAGACCCCAGGGGACCAGGG CCAGGAGCTCAGCCCCTACGATGAGAGCGAAGTGCACGATTCCTTCCACCAGCTCATCCAGGAGCAGAGCCGGTGGGTGGCTGAGGAGGGGCTGGAGCTGCAGGAGAGGGAGCCGGGGGCCCCAG GCAGTGGCCACGAGACCCTCCTGGGGCCCGAAGGTGGCCCGGTCCACAGCGCGGCCACACTGCGCATCTTGGCCAGCATGCCCAGTCGCACGATTG GCCGCAGCCGTGGCGCCATCATCTCCCAGTACTACAACCGCACCGTGCAGCTGCGGCGCAGGAGCGGCCGGCCCCTGCTTGGGGACGTGGTGACACGCTCAGCCCGACCCAGCATCCGCCTCTACGACCTTGAGCTGGACCCCGCGGCCCAGAAGGAGGAGG AGAAGAGGAACCTCCTGGTGAAGGAGCTTCAGGGCCTGTCGGCCGCCCACCGCGACCACATGCTCCGCGGGATGCCCTTGAGCCTGGCGGAGAAACGCAGCCTGCG AGAGAAGAGCCAGAGCCCCCGCGGGAAGCGGAGGGGCCAGCCTGGCCGTGGTGGGCTCCTCTCCTGCTGCAGCCGGCTCGGGGACGCCTGTGTCCTG GCCTTGCACAGCCTGGGGCTCGCGCTGCTCTCAGGCCTGCACGCCCTGACGCCCTGGCGCTACGCCCTCAAGCGCATCGGGGGCCAGTTCGGATCCAGCGTGCTCTCCTACTTCCTCTTCCTCAAGACCCTGGTGGCCTTCAatgccctgctgctgctgccgctgctggcCTTTGTGGTGGGCGTGCAGGCTGCCTTCCCGCCggaccccggccccggccccggccccggctgcACGGGCCTGGAGCTCCTCACGGGCGCG GGCTGCTTCACCCACACCGTCATGTACTACGGCTACTACACCAATGCCACACTGAACCAGCCATGTGGCCACCCCCTGCAGGGTGGCCAGTGCAGACCCAGGGCAGGCGGCCTGCCCTACAATATGCCCCTGGCCTACCTCTTCACTGTGGGGGTGGCCTTCTTCATCACCTGCATCACCCTGGTGTACAG CATGGCCCACGCTTTTGGGGAGAGCTACCGGGTGGGCAGCACCTCTGGCGTCCACGCCATCACCGTCTTCTGCTCCTGGGACTACAAGGTGACTCAGAAGCGGGCCTCGCGCCTCCAGCAGGACAACATCCGCACCCGGCTGAAG GAGCTGCTGGCCGAGTGGCAGCTGCGGCAGCGCGCCCGGAGCGTGtgcgggaggctgcggcaggtgGCCGTGCTGGGGCTCGTGTGGCTGCTGTGTCTGGCGACCGTGCTGGGCTGCGCCGCGGCCGTCCACGCCTTCTCAGAGCTCATGCTCCAG GGCCCGGTGGCTGCTGGCCAGGAGGTGGCCCTGCTGGCGCTGCCCCTGGTGGTCTGCCTGCTCAACCTGGGGGCCCCCTACCTGTACCGCGGCCTGGCCGCCCTGGAGCCCCACGACTCCCCGGTGCTGGAGGTGTACGTGGCCATTGGCAG GAACCTCGTCCTCAAGATGGCCACCCTAGGGGTGCTCTGCTACCACTGGCTGGGCCGCAGGGTGGGCGCCCTGCAGGACCAGTGCTGGGAGGACGTTGTGGGCCAGGAGCTGTACCGCTTCGTGGTGCTGGACTTGCTCTTCGTGCTGCTGGACACGCTCTTCGGGGAGCTGGTGTGGCG GGTTATCTCTGAGAAGACAACAAAGACGAGGCGGAAGCCTGAGTTTGACATCGCCCGGAATGTTCTGGAGCTGATTTACGGGCAGACTCTGACCTG gctggggGTCCTCTTCTCGCCCCTCCTCCCCGCCGTGCAGATCCTGAAGCTGCTGCTCCTCTTCCACGTCAAGAAG ACGAGCCTCCTGGCCAACTGCCAGGCGCCGCGCAGGCCCTGGCTGGCCTCGCACATGAGCACCGTGTTCCTCTCGCTGCTGTGCTTCCCGGCCTTCCTGGGCGCCGCCGTCTTCCTCTGCTACGCCGTCTGGCA GGTGAAGCCCTCGAGCGTGTGCGGCCCCTTCCGGAGCCTGGACACCATGTACGGGGCGGGCACGGCGTGGGTGCGCCACCTGGAGGCGGCGGGGCCCCGGCTCTCCTGGCTGCCCTGGCTGCACCGGCACCTGGTGGAAAACACCTTCGTCATCTTCCTGCTGTCGGCCCTGCTGCT GGCTGTGATCTACTTCAACATCCAGGTGGTGAGGGGCCAGCGCAAGGTCATCTGCCTGCTCAAGGAGCAGATCAGCCAC GAGGGGGAGGACAAAATCTTCTTAATCAACAAGCTCCATTCCGTCTacgagaggaaggagagagggcagCGGAGCAGGTGA